From the Equus quagga isolate Etosha38 chromosome 16, UCLA_HA_Equagga_1.0, whole genome shotgun sequence genome, one window contains:
- the SYBU gene encoding syntabulin isoform X9, producing the protein MVGEGSIQSARYKKEPKSGLVKPGSEADFSSSSSTGSISAPEVHMSAAGSKRSSFSRNRGPHGRSNGTSSYKSGNSPPSPREKDLLSMLCRNQLSPVNIHPSYAPSSPSSSNSGSYKGSDCSPIMRRSGRYMSCGENHGVKPPNPEQYLTPLQQKEVTVRHLKTKLKESERRLQERETEIVELKSQLARMREDWIEEECHRVEAQLALKEARKEIKQLKQVIETMRTNLADKDKGIQKYFVDINIQNKKLESLLQSMEMAHNGSLRDELCLDFPCDSPEKSLTLTTPFGKMADGLSLEEQIIEEGADSELLVGDSMADGTDLFDEMVTATTTEAGDLELLHSTPGAKVLEMFPMVVDQEEGSVVVEQAVQTDVVPYSPAVSELIQYVLKLRDACPSSSASPDESVADSTESFPESISALVVDLTPRNPNSAILLSPVETPYTTVDTEAHENRLMRELDFAVSTEERLDGIIQLPRGSVGRQYWSSSFLVDLLAVAAPVVPTVLWAFSTQRGGTDPVYNIGALLRGCCVVALHSLRRTAFHIKT; encoded by the exons GTAGTGAAGCTGATTTTAGCTCCTCGAGCAGCACGGGCAGCATTTCCGCTCCTGAGGTCCATATGTCTGCAGCCGGAAGCAAGCGGTCCTCTTTTTCACGCAA TCGAGGTCCCCATGGGCGGAGTAATGGAACTTCATCATACAAGTCTGGCAACAGCCCACCCTCCCCCCGGGAAAAGGACCTTCTGTCCATGTTGTGCAGGAATCAGCTGAGTCCTGTGAATATCCATCCCAGTTACGCGCCTTCTTCCCCAAGTAGCAGCAACTCTGGCTCCTACAAAGGAAGTGACTGCAGCCCAATCATGAG GCGGTCTGGAAGGTACATGTCCTGTGGTGAAAACCATGGTGTCAAACCCCCAAATCCAGAGCAGTATTTGACTCCCCTGCAGCAGAAAGAGGTGACGGTGAGACACCTGAAGACCAAGCTGAAGGAGTCCGAGCGCCGACTTCAGGAAAG GGAAACGGAAATTGTGGAGCTTAAGTCCCAGCTGGCCCGCATGAGAGAAGACTGGATTGAGGAAGAGTGCCATCGGGTGGAGGCCCAGCTGGCCCTCAAGGAAGCCAGGAAGGAGATTAAACAGCTCAAACAGGTCATCGAAACTATGCGGACCAACTTGGCTGATAAAGACAAAggcattcagaaatattttgtggACATCAACATTCAAAACAAGAAGTTGGAGTCTCTGCTTCAGAGCATGGAGATGGCACACAATGGCTCTCTGAGGGATGAACTGTGTTTGGACTTTCCCTGTGATTCCCCAGAGAAAAGCTTAACCCTAACCACCCCTTTTGGCAAGATGGCGGATGGGCTGTCTCTGGAAGAGCAGATCATAGAGGAAGGGGCCGACAGCGAGCTGCTGGTGGGAGATAGCATGGCCGATGGCACAGATTTGTTTGATGAAATGGTGACAGCCACCACCACAGAGGCTGGCGACCTGGAGCTTCTTCATTCCACCCCCGGGGCAAAGGTCCTTGAGATGTTCCCCATGGTGGTGGATCAGGAGGAGGGCAGTGTGGTGGTGGAGCAAGCCGTACAGACGGATGTGGTGCCCTACAGCCCTGCAGTCTCGGAGCTCATTCAGTATGTGCTCAAGCTCCGGGACGCCTGTCCTTCGAGTTCAGCGTCCCCTGATGAGTCTGTGGCTGACTCGACAGAAAGCTTCCCGGAATCCATCTCTGCATTAGTGGTTGATTTAACTCCAAGGAATCCAAACTCTGCCATCCTTTTGTCTCCCGTGGAGACCCCATACACCACGGTGGATACGGAAGCTCATGAAAACCGCCTCATGAGAGAGCTGGATTTTGCAGTCTCCACGGAAGAAAGGTTGGATGGCATCATCCAGCTGCCTCGGGGGAGCGTCGGGAGGCAGTATTGGAGCAGCAGTTTCCTGGTGGATCTCCTGGCTGTGGCTGCCCCCGTGGTCCCTACCGTTCTGTGGGCATTCAGTACTCAGAGAGGGGGAACAGATCCCGTGTACAACATCGGAGCCTTGCTCCGGGGCTGCTGCGTGGTTGCCCTGCATTCCCTCCGCCGCACCGCCTTTCATATCAAAACCTAA